A single window of Pyxidicoccus xibeiensis DNA harbors:
- a CDS encoding NAD(P)H-dependent glycerol-3-phosphate dehydrogenase, which produces MRGTVIGSGSFGTALANVLAVNCEEVRLWGREPSVVEGINTRHENITYLKGIPISERVRATNSLEDALAGSELVVLATPSHATREVVAKATPYLPRHVPLITVAKGIENETLLTMTELLEDCLPEEFHPYIAVLSGPSFAKELARRMPTVVTIASHWDKVAVRCQKALQTETFRSYTSTDVVGVQYGGALKNVIAIAAGMADGLGMGHNARAAIITRGLAEITRLAVRKGANPLTLSGLSGMGDLVLTCTGELSRNRHVGMELGKGRKLPDILAEMKEVAEGVKTAKSARDLETRTGVELPICHQVYLIAYEGKSAKAAVVDLMTRQPKSELAGG; this is translated from the coding sequence ATGCGCGGCACTGTCATCGGCTCCGGCTCCTTCGGTACGGCCCTGGCGAACGTCCTCGCGGTGAACTGCGAGGAGGTGCGGCTGTGGGGCCGTGAGCCCTCCGTTGTCGAAGGCATCAACACCCGGCACGAGAACATCACCTACCTGAAGGGCATCCCCATCTCCGAGCGCGTGCGCGCCACGAACAGCCTGGAGGATGCGCTGGCCGGCTCGGAGTTGGTGGTGCTGGCCACGCCCAGCCATGCCACGCGCGAGGTGGTGGCGAAGGCGACGCCGTACCTGCCGCGGCATGTGCCGCTCATCACGGTGGCGAAGGGGATTGAGAACGAGACGCTGCTGACGATGACGGAGCTCTTGGAGGACTGCCTGCCGGAGGAGTTCCACCCGTACATCGCGGTGCTGTCGGGGCCGAGCTTCGCGAAGGAGCTGGCGCGGCGGATGCCCACGGTGGTGACGATTGCGTCGCACTGGGACAAGGTGGCGGTGCGCTGCCAGAAGGCGCTGCAGACGGAGACGTTCCGCAGCTACACGTCCACGGACGTGGTGGGCGTGCAGTACGGCGGCGCGCTGAAGAACGTGATTGCGATTGCGGCGGGCATGGCGGACGGGCTGGGCATGGGCCACAACGCGCGCGCGGCCATCATCACCCGGGGGCTGGCGGAGATTACGCGCCTGGCGGTGCGCAAGGGCGCCAACCCGCTGACGCTCTCCGGGCTGTCCGGCATGGGGGACCTGGTGCTGACGTGCACGGGCGAGCTGAGCCGCAACCGGCACGTGGGCATGGAGCTGGGCAAGGGCCGCAAGCTGCCGGACATCCTGGCGGAGATGAAGGAGGTCGCCGAGGGCGTGAAGACGGCGAAGAGCGCGCGGGATTTGGAGACCCGGACGGGCGTGGAGCTGCCCATCTGCCATCAGGTGTACCTGATTGCCTACGAGGGCAAGAGCGCGAAGGCCGCGGTGGTGGACCTGATGACGCGCCAGCCGAAGTCGGAGCTGGCGGGGGGCTGA
- a CDS encoding DUF4275 family protein: protein MSTSDYLSVLSRCGTMAEVSRRERWRLMQEWRSVYASSLHAATGKWKHGQFEWHVFSFKYAHALSGTKAQHAYSLEQPGEVLVIPESEALPALRLEAHLLPDFISLRNEIHVFPPDLSWTMSFTHEMSIGLGPYFSRREWMDAR from the coding sequence ATGAGCACGAGCGACTACCTCTCAGTCCTGTCCCGCTGCGGCACCATGGCGGAGGTGTCGCGCCGTGAGCGCTGGCGCCTGATGCAGGAGTGGCGAAGCGTCTATGCGTCGTCGCTCCATGCCGCGACGGGCAAGTGGAAGCACGGGCAGTTCGAGTGGCACGTGTTCAGCTTCAAATACGCACACGCGCTGAGCGGCACCAAGGCGCAGCATGCCTATTCGCTCGAGCAACCGGGCGAGGTGCTGGTGATTCCGGAGAGTGAGGCCCTGCCCGCACTCAGGCTCGAAGCCCACCTGCTACCGGACTTCATCTCGCTCAGGAACGAAATCCATGTCTTTCCACCGGACCTCTCATGGACGATGTCCTTCACCCACGAGATGTCCATCGGACTCGGGCCGTACTTCAGCCGTCGGGAGTGGATGGATGCGCGATAG